From the genome of Cystobacter fuscus DSM 2262:
TATCAGGCACAGGGGTGGGTCCGCGAGGGCGGGGAGGGGCGAACGAATGCAAGAGCGTCGGCAACGCGGCGGGACCAGAGCGGGAAGCAAGAGGGGCGGTGGGGTCAGCTGGCTCGTGGGACTGCTCGTCGGCATGGCCTCGTCGGCGCTGGCCCAGAATCCAGCCACGACGGTGCACATCGACGTGAGCGCCGGGCGGCATCCCATCAACCCCTTCATCTATGGCGTCGCCCACGCCACCCGGGCGCAGTTGGAGGATCTCAACGCCACCGTCAACCGCTGGGGGGGCAATGCCGCCAGCCGCTACAACTGGCGATTGAACGCCGCCAACCGCGGCGCCGACTACTTCTACGAGAGCCTTGCCTACCCGAGCGCGCAACCGGGTGGCCAGGTGGATGCCTTCATCCAGGGCACCCTGGCGGCGGACGCCGAGCCCCTCATCACCATTCCCATCCTCGGCTGGGTGGCGAACCTGGGGCCGGACCGCTCCAGGATGTGCAGCTATTCCATCGCCAGGTATGGCGCGCAGCAGGGCAGGGATCCGTACTACCCGGACGCCGGCGACGGGGTGCTCGTCTCGGGCAAGGACGTGACCAACGATCCCCGGGACGCCAACGTGGCGGTGGACGCGCGCTTCCAGAAGGGCTGGGTGGAGCACCTGCGCCAGACCTGGGGCACGGCCGCGCGCGGGGGCGTGCGCCACTACATCATGGATAACGAGCCGAGCCTCTGGCACCAGACGCACCGGGACGTGCGGCCCAGGGGTGCCACCATGCGGGAGCTGCGCGACATGTTCCTCGCGCACGCCGCCGCGGTGAAGGACGCGGAGCCGGACGCGCTCATCCTCGGCCCCGAGGAGTGGGGTTGGAGCGGCTACTTCTACAGCGGCCATGACCATCAATACGCGCCCCAGACGGACTACACCCGCTACCCGGACCGGGAGGCCAACGGGGGCTGGGACTACCTGCCCTGGCTGCTCAACCAGCTGCGCGCGCACGAGCGCACCACGGGCCGGCGGCTGCTGGACGTCTTCACCGTCCACTACTACCCCCAGGGCGGCGAGTTCAGCGGCAACACCTCCCAGCGGATGCAGCTGCGGCGCAACCGCTCCACGCGCTCGTTGTGGGATCCGGGCTACGTCGACGAGACGTGGATCAACGACACGGTCATGCTGGTGCCCCGCCTGAAGGATTGGGTGCGCACCTGGTACCCGGGCACGAAGGTGGGCCTCACCGAGTACAACTGGGGCGCGGAGGCGCACATCAATGGCGCCACCACCCAGGCCGACCTGCTCGGCATCTTCGGCCGCGAGGGGCTGGACTACGCCACCCGCTGGGAGACACCGGCGACGTCCACGCCCACCTACAAGGCGATGAAGCTCTACCGCAACTACGACGGGCGCAAGTCCACCTTCGGGGACGTGAGCGTGGCCTGCTCCGTGCCCGAGCCGGACCACCTGTCCGCGTTCGCCGCCCAGCGCACGCGCGATGGCGCCCTCACCGTCATGGTCGTCAACAAAGTGTTGACGGGCTCCACCCCCCTCACCTTGAACCTGTCCGGATTCCACCCGGGAGGGCGTGCCCAGGTCTGGCAGCTCACGGCCGCCAATACCATCACCCTCCTGAGGGATGTACCCGTGGCCGCGGGCGCCGTGCACACCCTCGTGCCTGGCCAGAGTGTCACCCTGTTCATCATTCCCCCGGGACAGGCCCCCCACCGTTGAACGGGCCTGGGTCGGTG
Proteins encoded in this window:
- a CDS encoding glycoside hydrolase family 44 protein, translating into MGLLVGMASSALAQNPATTVHIDVSAGRHPINPFIYGVAHATRAQLEDLNATVNRWGGNAASRYNWRLNAANRGADYFYESLAYPSAQPGGQVDAFIQGTLAADAEPLITIPILGWVANLGPDRSRMCSYSIARYGAQQGRDPYYPDAGDGVLVSGKDVTNDPRDANVAVDARFQKGWVEHLRQTWGTAARGGVRHYIMDNEPSLWHQTHRDVRPRGATMRELRDMFLAHAAAVKDAEPDALILGPEEWGWSGYFYSGHDHQYAPQTDYTRYPDREANGGWDYLPWLLNQLRAHERTTGRRLLDVFTVHYYPQGGEFSGNTSQRMQLRRNRSTRSLWDPGYVDETWINDTVMLVPRLKDWVRTWYPGTKVGLTEYNWGAEAHINGATTQADLLGIFGREGLDYATRWETPATSTPTYKAMKLYRNYDGRKSTFGDVSVACSVPEPDHLSAFAAQRTRDGALTVMVVNKVLTGSTPLTLNLSGFHPGGRAQVWQLTAANTITLLRDVPVAAGAVHTLVPGQSVTLFIIPPGQAPHR